In one window of Zhihengliuella sp. ISTPL4 DNA:
- a CDS encoding glycosyltransferase — MGARLRVVLDQLVHVVDPDQASASRDLAVGLVQTAPPNCTVDAIVPAGAEVGIRGIDEVRTLPVGRRELAASWQLGIAPGVGGGLIHAPTLLAPLVRHDRVHDNDQTTVTLWDLRAWEAPSQLPRGAVAWRRGMLRRAVKHADAVVVPSHSMAERLTGLAKLGDRVRVIAGAPPQDLVVPAAASSSRDALALPADYLVLSGPETTLSAGFRGAVAAGLDAVVIGAEEGSEPRIAEIAASAGLPERRAHIRGLLDVPARAAVMAGARVFVSTDAVAGWPWRAVEAMTLGIPVVATESGCHRDVIADGGAVVAAEDLAEAVEDAATDGAARLRVLAGDRARAFSWASAAERVWSLHADL; from the coding sequence ATGGGTGCTCGGCTGCGTGTTGTTCTGGATCAGCTCGTGCATGTCGTCGATCCCGACCAGGCGTCGGCGTCGCGCGATCTCGCCGTCGGCCTCGTCCAGACGGCGCCGCCGAACTGCACCGTCGATGCGATCGTGCCCGCGGGGGCGGAGGTCGGGATCCGCGGCATCGACGAGGTGCGTACGCTTCCCGTCGGAAGGCGCGAGCTCGCCGCGTCCTGGCAGCTCGGTATCGCCCCGGGAGTCGGTGGCGGCCTCATCCATGCGCCGACGCTGTTGGCTCCGCTGGTACGCCACGACCGCGTGCACGACAACGATCAGACGACCGTCACCCTCTGGGACCTGCGCGCATGGGAGGCGCCGTCCCAGCTGCCCCGCGGCGCGGTCGCCTGGCGGCGGGGGATGCTGCGTCGCGCGGTGAAGCACGCGGATGCCGTCGTCGTGCCCTCGCATTCCATGGCCGAGAGGCTCACCGGGCTCGCGAAGCTCGGCGACCGCGTTCGCGTGATCGCCGGCGCGCCGCCGCAGGACCTGGTCGTCCCGGCTGCCGCGTCCTCATCCCGGGACGCACTGGCTCTGCCGGCGGACTACCTCGTGCTCTCCGGGCCGGAGACCACGCTGAGCGCCGGCTTCCGCGGCGCGGTCGCCGCGGGACTCGATGCTGTGGTGATCGGAGCCGAGGAGGGGAGTGAACCGCGCATCGCCGAGATCGCGGCCTCCGCGGGCCTGCCGGAGCGGCGTGCGCATATCCGCGGCTTGCTCGACGTCCCCGCACGTGCGGCCGTGATGGCCGGCGCGCGGGTCTTCGTGTCGACGGATGCCGTCGCCGGGTGGCCGTGGCGGGCGGTGGAGGCGATGACCCTCGGCATCCCCGTGGTCGCCACCGAGTCGGGGTGCCATCGCGATGTCATCGCCGACGGGGGCGCCGTGGTCGCGGCGGAGGATCTCGCGGAGGCCGTGGAAGATGCGGCGACCGATGGGGCGGCGCGGCTGCGCGTTCTCGCCGGCGATCGCGCGCGAGCCTTCTCGTGGGCGAGTGCCGCGGAGCGCGTGTGGAGTCTGCACGCGGACCTCTGA